From Novipirellula artificiosorum, the proteins below share one genomic window:
- the mutM gene encoding bifunctional DNA-formamidopyrimidine glycosylase/DNA-(apurinic or apyrimidinic site) lyase — protein MPELPEVETMRRGILPIVGSRIESATRPPCSRRPILLTPRIDAFDRRLRGKRIVDVGRRGKRVMIHIEQGQTIVIEPRMTGIVLLADPPSTEHLRLRITLSGGANDQLLFWDRRGLGTVRLMTAEEIETTIDAKLGVDALIITVDELRSRLCQSKRVIKVALLDQAAIAGVGNIYAAEILFRSGVDPRTRCDRLSRAQWQRITAETHQVLDDAIRYEGSTLRDGTYRNAINGEGSYQSHHGVYDRAGKACHRCCEGEIRRIIQAQRSTFFCPVCQRKTGIHRSLL, from the coding sequence GTGCCTGAACTGCCCGAGGTCGAAACGATGCGACGCGGTATCTTGCCGATTGTCGGCAGCCGGATCGAATCGGCAACGCGTCCCCCCTGCAGCCGCAGACCCATTTTGCTGACGCCCCGCATCGATGCTTTCGATCGACGGCTTCGCGGCAAGCGAATCGTCGATGTTGGCCGCCGCGGAAAACGGGTCATGATCCACATCGAGCAGGGACAAACGATCGTCATCGAACCGCGAATGACAGGAATTGTGCTGTTGGCCGATCCACCCTCGACCGAGCATTTGCGGCTGCGAATCACGCTTAGCGGTGGGGCAAACGATCAGCTCCTGTTTTGGGACCGACGGGGCCTCGGTACGGTTCGTTTAATGACCGCTGAGGAAATCGAGACAACCATTGATGCCAAGCTTGGCGTCGACGCGCTGATCATCACGGTGGACGAGTTGCGGTCGCGGCTGTGTCAAAGCAAACGCGTCATCAAGGTCGCCCTGCTCGATCAAGCGGCAATCGCCGGGGTTGGCAATATCTATGCAGCAGAAATCCTGTTTCGATCCGGCGTCGATCCGCGAACGCGTTGTGATCGCCTCTCACGGGCCCAGTGGCAGCGGATCACCGCGGAAACACACCAAGTGCTCGACGATGCGATTCGCTACGAAGGCAGCACGCTCCGCGACGGCACCTACCGCAATGCGATCAACGGCGAAGGGAGCTACCAGTCCCATCATGGGGTCTATGATCGTGCCGGAAAAGCTTGCCACCGATGCTGCGAAGGAGAGATCCGTCGAATCATCCAAGCTCAGCGCAGCACCTTTTTTTGTCCCGTTTGCCAGCGAAAAACGGGGATCCATCGCTCGTTGTTGTAA
- a CDS encoding CTP synthase gives MTKHIFVTGGVVSSLGKGLTSASIGMLLEQRGLRVRMQKLDPYINVDPGTMSPYQHGEVYVLDDGSETDLDLGHYERFTSGKLSRDCNYTTGQIYLSVIEKERKGQFLGKTVQVIPHITNEIKSVIKRMGGDDVDVVITEIGGTVGDIESLPFLEAIRQFSLDVGRENCLYMHLTLVPYLKAADELKTKPTQHSVGQLREIGIQPDVLVCRCEHSISRDDREKIALFCNVPVEAVIEEKDKDFSIYEVPISLVDNKLDELIVKKLGLPASTLDITPWTDLLHRLRNPRHEISIAVVGKYAEHKDAYKSIYEAIDHAGMHHQAQIRIGRIQSADIEREGAERLLSGYHGILVPGGFGERGIEGKVQAIRFARERGIPFFGICLGMQCAVIEYGRGVVKLENAHSSEFDKDTHHPVICLLDEQQNVTQMGGTMRLGSQPTKLDRHSLSGRAYEADEVAERHRHRYEFNNKYRQQFEANGMRFAGTSPDGGLVEIIEVPEHPWFVAVQFHPEFKSKPLKAHPLFAGFVEAAIQRRITKIENEEKQTISQR, from the coding sequence ATGACAAAACATATCTTTGTAACCGGCGGCGTTGTAAGTTCTCTCGGAAAAGGACTGACGAGCGCGTCGATCGGAATGCTCTTGGAGCAGCGTGGTTTGCGGGTCCGAATGCAAAAATTGGACCCCTACATTAACGTCGACCCGGGCACGATGAGCCCTTACCAGCATGGTGAGGTTTACGTGCTCGATGACGGCAGCGAAACGGACCTTGACCTGGGCCATTACGAACGGTTCACCTCGGGCAAATTGTCGCGGGATTGCAACTACACGACGGGCCAAATCTATCTTTCTGTGATTGAAAAGGAACGCAAGGGCCAATTCTTGGGCAAAACCGTCCAGGTCATTCCGCACATCACCAACGAAATCAAATCGGTGATTAAGCGGATGGGCGGCGATGATGTGGATGTGGTCATCACCGAAATCGGCGGGACCGTCGGCGACATTGAGAGTTTGCCGTTTCTGGAAGCCATTCGGCAGTTTTCGCTCGATGTTGGCCGCGAGAATTGTCTCTACATGCATCTGACGTTGGTTCCCTACTTGAAAGCGGCCGACGAGCTGAAGACGAAACCCACCCAGCACTCCGTTGGGCAACTTCGCGAGATCGGAATCCAGCCCGACGTGCTGGTTTGTCGTTGTGAGCATTCAATCAGCCGCGACGATCGCGAAAAGATCGCGCTATTCTGTAATGTCCCCGTGGAAGCGGTCATCGAAGAAAAGGACAAGGACTTTTCGATCTATGAAGTACCAATCTCTTTGGTGGACAACAAACTGGATGAGCTGATCGTCAAGAAGCTTGGTTTGCCTGCATCGACACTCGACATCACCCCTTGGACCGACTTGCTGCATCGGTTGCGTAACCCTCGCCATGAGATTTCGATTGCGGTGGTAGGGAAGTATGCCGAGCACAAGGACGCCTACAAGTCGATCTACGAAGCAATCGATCATGCGGGGATGCACCATCAAGCTCAAATTCGTATCGGCCGGATCCAAAGTGCGGACATCGAACGCGAAGGAGCCGAACGATTGCTGAGCGGTTACCATGGCATTTTGGTGCCGGGTGGATTCGGCGAACGTGGCATCGAAGGCAAGGTGCAAGCGATCCGTTTTGCTCGCGAGCGAGGCATTCCGTTTTTTGGAATTTGCCTTGGAATGCAGTGTGCCGTGATCGAATACGGTCGTGGCGTGGTCAAGCTCGAAAACGCCCACTCCAGCGAGTTTGACAAAGACACCCATCATCCCGTGATCTGCCTGCTTGACGAACAGCAAAACGTTACGCAGATGGGTGGCACCATGCGGCTCGGTAGCCAACCGACAAAACTGGATCGACACAGCTTATCGGGAAGAGCTTACGAAGCCGATGAGGTGGCAGAGCGTCATCGGCACCGCTACGAATTCAACAACAAGTATCGCCAACAGTTTGAGGCGAACGGAATGCGGTTTGCCGGAACCAGCCCCGATGGTGGGTTGGTCGAAATTATCGAGGTGCCCGAGCATCCTTGGTTCGTCGCGGTGCAGTTTCATCCGGAATTCAAGAGCAAGCCGCTCAAGGCCCATCCGCTGTTTGCTGGATTTGTTGAAGCAGCGATTCAGCGCCGCATCACGAAGATTGAAAATGAAGAGAAGCAAACGATCAGTCAACGCTGA
- a CDS encoding DUF1844 domain-containing protein, whose translation MNEDQDPAEEPKIIVDSDWKEQVAKEKEQAAMADAEPSSKSAETIEPETPVTTAEQDSREAPSSGEAPPPASFEVLVSMLFTQAMMMLGQMPDPTTGKANVNKPFAKHYIDTLDMLSEKTKGNLTDSESKMLSEALHAMRMMYVNVKSE comes from the coding sequence ATGAATGAAGACCAAGATCCAGCCGAAGAACCTAAAATCATTGTCGATAGCGACTGGAAAGAGCAAGTTGCCAAAGAGAAAGAGCAGGCTGCGATGGCGGATGCCGAGCCGTCAAGCAAGTCAGCAGAGACCATCGAGCCTGAGACTCCCGTGACAACGGCGGAGCAGGATTCCAGGGAAGCTCCGAGCTCCGGTGAGGCGCCGCCTCCCGCTTCGTTCGAAGTGCTCGTTTCGATGCTGTTCACGCAAGCCATGATGATGCTCGGTCAAATGCCAGATCCGACCACCGGCAAAGCAAATGTCAATAAACCCTTCGCGAAACACTACATCGATACCCTCGACATGCTCAGTGAAAAGACGAAAGGAAATTTGACGGACAGCGAATCAAAGATGCTCTCCGAAGCACTGCATGCGATGCGAATGATGTACGTCAATGTGAAGAGTGAATGA
- the trpB gene encoding tryptophan synthase subunit beta: protein MSTAAESSHASASVPDDRGRFGDFGGRFVPETLTRALDQLSEEYDRAKKDPEFQRELAGLLKTFVGRPNPLYHAKRLSDSVGGAQIWLKREDLNHTGAHKINNTLGQALLTLRMGKTRVIAETGAGQHGVASATACAHFGLPCTVYMGSEDIRRQKPNVFSMKLLGAEICPVESGSKTLRDAVNEAMRDWMASVENTHYIIGSVIGPHPFPMMVRDFQAVIGRETREQCQETFDRLPDCVVACVGGGSNAAGMFYPFVEDDAVRMVGVEAGGRGNTPGDHASPLSFGSPGVLHGSYSYVMQDDDGQTCDVHSMSAGLDYPGVGPEHSYWKSTGRVEYLECGDDGAMQAFDRLARTEGIIAALESSHAVAKGITLAAEMKPDQHLVVCLSGRGDKDAMEIARLRGESW from the coding sequence ATGAGTACCGCTGCCGAATCTTCTCACGCATCCGCTTCCGTTCCCGACGATCGCGGACGATTCGGTGATTTTGGCGGACGTTTCGTCCCCGAAACGCTGACTCGGGCCCTCGATCAATTGTCCGAAGAATACGATCGAGCCAAAAAAGACCCGGAATTTCAGCGAGAGCTCGCCGGGCTGCTCAAAACCTTCGTTGGCCGCCCCAATCCGCTGTACCACGCCAAGCGATTGTCGGATTCCGTTGGCGGCGCGCAGATTTGGCTCAAACGTGAAGACCTCAACCACACCGGTGCTCATAAGATCAACAATACCCTCGGGCAAGCTTTGTTGACGCTGCGGATGGGCAAGACTCGGGTCATTGCGGAAACCGGCGCGGGCCAGCATGGTGTGGCGAGCGCTACGGCATGCGCTCATTTCGGGTTGCCGTGTACGGTCTACATGGGCAGCGAAGACATTCGCCGCCAAAAACCAAATGTCTTCAGCATGAAGCTGCTGGGTGCTGAAATTTGTCCCGTCGAAAGTGGGTCAAAAACACTGCGAGATGCCGTCAATGAGGCGATGAGAGACTGGATGGCCTCGGTCGAAAACACGCACTACATTATCGGAAGTGTGATAGGCCCTCATCCGTTTCCCATGATGGTTCGCGATTTTCAAGCGGTAATTGGTCGCGAAACGCGTGAACAGTGTCAGGAGACGTTCGATCGCTTACCCGATTGCGTGGTCGCTTGTGTGGGCGGTGGTAGCAACGCAGCGGGGATGTTTTACCCGTTTGTCGAAGATGACGCGGTGCGGATGGTGGGTGTGGAAGCAGGTGGTCGAGGGAACACACCGGGGGACCATGCATCGCCCTTGTCGTTCGGAAGTCCTGGAGTGCTTCATGGCAGTTATAGCTATGTGATGCAAGATGACGATGGTCAAACTTGCGACGTGCACTCGATGAGTGCGGGATTGGACTACCCCGGCGTGGGGCCAGAGCATAGTTATTGGAAATCGACCGGCCGAGTCGAGTACCTCGAATGTGGTGACGACGGGGCGATGCAAGCATTTGATCGGTTGGCACGTACTGAGGGAATCATTGCGGCGCTCGAATCCAGCCACGCGGTCGCCAAGGGGATCACGCTTGCCGCAGAAATGAAACCGGATCAACATTTGGTTGTTTGTCTGTCGGGCCGAGGCGACAAGGATGCGATGGAAATCGCCCGGCTTCGAGGCGAGTCGTGGTAG
- a CDS encoding metal-dependent hydrolase: protein MTKLTWLSHSSWLIETDVHKILLDPFFKDNPAATVTSKDFKNVSHILISHGHFDHVADAASIAKQSGAMIIAPFEIAQWFTETQHVKSTFGMNLGGSAEFPFGSVKMIPALHSSQLPDGSYGGNPAGFLLSVDSKRIYFACDTALFTDMRLYAHQVDLAIVPIGDVYTMGIDDSIRAIKLIEPAAVMPTHYNTWPPIEQDAEEWASRVTGETSATPIVLRVNSSFVL, encoded by the coding sequence ATGACGAAATTGACTTGGCTTTCCCACAGCAGTTGGTTAATTGAAACGGACGTCCACAAGATTTTGCTCGACCCCTTTTTCAAAGATAACCCTGCTGCGACCGTGACGTCAAAGGACTTCAAAAACGTCAGCCACATTCTGATCTCGCATGGCCACTTCGATCATGTCGCGGACGCAGCGTCGATCGCGAAACAGAGTGGAGCGATGATCATCGCGCCGTTTGAGATTGCACAATGGTTCACCGAGACACAACATGTGAAGAGCACCTTCGGCATGAATCTCGGTGGCTCCGCCGAATTCCCGTTTGGCTCGGTAAAGATGATTCCGGCGCTGCACAGCAGCCAATTGCCCGATGGATCCTACGGTGGCAATCCCGCGGGATTCCTACTGTCGGTCGACAGCAAACGGATCTATTTCGCTTGCGACACCGCACTGTTCACAGACATGCGTCTGTACGCCCATCAAGTGGACTTGGCGATTGTGCCGATCGGGGATGTCTACACGATGGGGATCGATGACAGCATCCGAGCGATCAAGTTGATTGAACCGGCTGCGGTGATGCCAACGCACTACAACACGTGGCCACCGATTGAACAGGATGCGGAAGAATGGGCAAGCCGTGTCACCGGAGAAACTTCGGCGACGCCGATCGTGCTACGGGTCAACAGCAGTTTCGTCTTGTAG
- a CDS encoding ABC transporter ATP-binding protein translates to MPTQPSRRRFRAYRLKVRDRNANPKQRDTRPYHGSSGPSAKKLGTRERGFWELFREFFRLTANHRGQLSTAIVLLTIGIGLRLIPPVGTKLAIDSALTNPPKPLPSWLANVGLPTEPFSLLIAIAVLVTVVTITGTVVSLTSRWIATKTVNQAQVGIRRRVFEHAVRLPLQNVYDMKSGGVASLIREDAGGVADLIFSMIYNPWRAIVQFVGSLVILMLVDWRLMVGGLLLMPVVWATHRTWINRIRPLYKDIRTQRQRIDAGATETFGGIRVVRTFARSRSESSRFVREGSYLVRQQLFTWWWTRIIETIWEVIIPLASTVLLLYGGYQIIHQQLTLGDLMMFLVYLTMLLDPLATLAGSAVGFQNNLAGLDRVLDVLDVDEELPSRPGAIMLAKTNVAGAMSIEGMSFSYPGSETVVLHDIDLDVAAGETVALVGRSGAGKTTMTNLIARFYDPDSGTISIDGRDLKDIKLGSYRKILGMVEQDVFMFDGTIRENIAYARRNATQDEIVAAAEAAAADEFIRALPLGYDSVIGERGVKLSGGQRQRLAIARAILADPRILILDEATSNLDSESERLIQNSLAELLKDRTAFVIAHRLSTIVNADKIVVLEDGRITDIGTHEELLERAGHYRDMIHLQMHEAVPS, encoded by the coding sequence ATGCCAACTCAGCCAAGCCGCCGCCGATTCCGTGCCTATCGCCTAAAAGTTCGCGACCGAAACGCGAACCCCAAGCAGCGTGACACGCGTCCCTATCACGGTTCTTCGGGGCCCAGTGCGAAGAAACTGGGGACGCGAGAACGTGGTTTTTGGGAGTTGTTTCGCGAATTTTTTCGGCTCACGGCCAACCACCGTGGCCAGCTCTCCACCGCAATCGTGCTGTTGACCATCGGGATCGGTTTGCGGCTGATCCCCCCCGTTGGAACAAAATTGGCGATTGATTCGGCCCTGACCAATCCGCCGAAGCCGCTTCCCAGCTGGCTGGCCAACGTTGGTTTACCGACCGAGCCCTTTTCGCTACTGATTGCGATCGCCGTTTTGGTAACGGTCGTCACGATCACGGGGACGGTCGTCAGTCTGACCAGTCGTTGGATCGCGACCAAAACGGTCAACCAGGCTCAAGTGGGGATCCGTCGGCGCGTGTTTGAACACGCGGTGAGATTGCCGCTTCAAAACGTTTACGACATGAAAAGCGGTGGCGTGGCCAGCCTGATCCGCGAGGATGCGGGAGGTGTGGCGGACTTGATCTTCAGCATGATCTACAATCCGTGGCGAGCGATTGTCCAATTCGTTGGGTCGCTGGTGATTTTAATGCTGGTCGATTGGCGATTGATGGTGGGAGGACTGCTATTGATGCCGGTGGTTTGGGCGACGCATCGAACCTGGATCAACCGTATTCGTCCACTCTACAAAGACATCCGTACCCAACGGCAACGAATTGATGCAGGAGCCACCGAGACGTTTGGCGGGATTCGTGTGGTTCGCACCTTCGCGCGCAGCCGCAGCGAATCATCACGTTTCGTACGCGAAGGCAGCTATTTGGTACGCCAGCAGCTTTTCACTTGGTGGTGGACGCGAATCATCGAAACGATTTGGGAAGTGATTATCCCGCTGGCATCCACGGTCCTGTTGCTTTACGGCGGTTACCAAATCATCCACCAGCAACTGACGCTGGGCGATTTGATGATGTTCTTGGTTTACTTGACGATGCTACTTGATCCGCTGGCGACGCTCGCTGGCAGCGCGGTGGGTTTCCAAAACAACCTGGCGGGACTCGATCGCGTGCTGGATGTCTTGGACGTTGACGAAGAATTGCCGAGTCGTCCCGGTGCGATCATGCTCGCGAAGACGAACGTGGCAGGAGCCATGTCGATCGAGGGCATGTCGTTTTCCTATCCTGGTTCGGAGACGGTCGTGCTGCACGACATTGATCTCGACGTTGCTGCGGGAGAGACCGTTGCCCTTGTCGGACGAAGTGGCGCGGGCAAGACGACGATGACCAACTTGATCGCTCGGTTCTACGACCCGGATAGCGGCACGATTTCGATCGACGGACGCGATTTGAAAGACATCAAGCTGGGGAGCTACCGTAAAATCCTCGGAATGGTCGAGCAAGATGTCTTCATGTTCGATGGAACCATTCGCGAGAACATCGCGTATGCACGGCGAAATGCCACGCAAGACGAAATCGTTGCGGCTGCCGAAGCGGCTGCAGCCGACGAATTCATCCGTGCGTTACCCTTGGGGTACGATTCGGTGATCGGTGAACGCGGCGTAAAACTTTCGGGCGGCCAACGTCAACGACTCGCCATCGCGCGTGCCATTCTTGCGGACCCAAGAATCCTGATTCTCGATGAAGCGACCAGTAATTTGGATAGCGAATCGGAGCGATTGATTCAAAACAGCCTGGCGGAACTGTTAAAGGATCGCACCGCGTTTGTGATCGCGCATCGGTTGAGCACGATCGTCAACGCCGACAAAATCGTGGTCCTCGAAGACGGCCGGATCACCGATATCGGCACGCATGAGGAATTGCTCGAACGAGCTGGTCACTACCGCGACATGATCCATCTTCAAATGCACGAAGCAGTGCCCAGCTAA
- a CDS encoding prenyltransferase/squalene oxidase repeat-containing protein, which translates to MKPKLSRRDWLRSATILSVGGTAVSSARSAWAAREPRWEEAITKGLNWLSRTQSSRGQWNTPGYPTALAALAGTALIANGSTTTQGPYAKEIAHAADYLISKSRNNGLIGDPQIDPRYTYGHGFSMLMLSQVLGEEGLLDRRQELVEVLTKAVEFSGSAQTAAGGWGYVSAREGNDFDEGSTTITQVQGLRGCRNAGIPVGSEVIDRAKQYIYECKNPDGGISYSSRQKGSSRPAITAAALAALYNAGDYDSTHVPEMLEYAKESLHDISDSTRAFGHWHYTYLYYSQVVYRQGDELWDAFRDRLYNRIVSEQRPDGYWEGQIHPVYVTACNLIMLQLDHGYLPIYQR; encoded by the coding sequence ATGAAACCTAAGCTCTCTCGTCGTGACTGGCTCCGCAGCGCAACGATCCTGTCGGTTGGCGGTACCGCGGTTTCGTCCGCACGCTCGGCATGGGCCGCACGGGAGCCCCGTTGGGAGGAGGCGATCACCAAGGGACTGAACTGGCTGAGCCGAACGCAGTCCTCGCGCGGCCAGTGGAACACACCTGGTTACCCCACCGCTTTGGCTGCGCTCGCTGGCACGGCTCTGATTGCCAATGGCAGCACCACCACCCAAGGGCCTTATGCAAAAGAGATCGCCCATGCAGCCGATTACTTGATCAGCAAGAGCCGCAACAATGGGCTGATCGGCGATCCGCAGATCGACCCGCGTTACACCTACGGCCATGGCTTCTCGATGCTGATGTTGTCCCAGGTGCTTGGTGAAGAGGGGCTACTCGATCGGCGCCAAGAACTCGTCGAAGTCTTGACGAAGGCGGTTGAATTCAGTGGCAGTGCTCAAACGGCGGCGGGCGGTTGGGGCTATGTTTCGGCTCGCGAAGGGAACGATTTCGACGAAGGATCGACCACGATCACGCAAGTGCAAGGTCTTCGAGGTTGCCGTAATGCCGGAATCCCCGTTGGCAGCGAAGTGATCGATCGTGCGAAGCAGTACATCTACGAATGCAAGAATCCCGACGGTGGCATCAGCTACAGCAGTCGTCAAAAGGGAAGCAGTCGGCCGGCGATCACGGCCGCGGCTTTGGCGGCCCTCTACAACGCGGGTGACTATGACAGCACTCACGTCCCCGAAATGCTGGAATACGCCAAGGAATCCTTGCATGACATCAGCGACTCGACGCGCGCCTTCGGCCATTGGCACTACACGTACCTGTATTACAGCCAAGTCGTTTACCGACAAGGCGACGAGCTTTGGGATGCGTTTCGCGATCGGCTCTACAACCGGATCGTCAGCGAACAACGCCCCGATGGTTATTGGGAAGGCCAAATCCATCCGGTCTATGTGACGGCATGCAACTTGATCATGCTGCAGCTCGACCACGGCTACTTGCCGATTTACCAACGATAG
- the nirD gene encoding nitrite reductase small subunit NirD has translation MSEFETVGKVSDFEDGQGLAVPYDGRMVAVFRRGEEWYAIDDLCPHMGASLAEGYVDPEDNTVTCPWHAWRFCIRDGTWTDNPRTKVDCFEVRVVGDEVQVREKE, from the coding sequence ATGAGCGAGTTTGAAACGGTCGGGAAAGTCAGCGATTTTGAAGACGGCCAAGGTTTGGCGGTTCCCTACGACGGACGCATGGTTGCCGTGTTCCGCCGCGGAGAAGAGTGGTATGCGATCGACGATCTGTGTCCGCACATGGGCGCATCGCTGGCCGAGGGCTACGTCGACCCCGAGGACAATACGGTCACCTGCCCTTGGCACGCATGGCGGTTTTGCATCCGCGACGGCACCTGGACCGATAATCCACGAACCAAGGTCGATTGCTTTGAAGTCCGAGTGGTCGGTGATGAGGTCCAAGTTCGCGAGAAAGAGTGA
- a CDS encoding 3-hydroxyacyl-ACP dehydratase FabZ family protein — protein MTDHQHRFDHVEDYLHHRSPYLMVDRILSITDNTLVAEKRVTGDEFFFAGHFPGAPIVPGAMMQEMTTQSAGILIAAEYNPMATFNTHDPHANEFALGVLVKVKQARYRGFARPGDQLTIEVKLVERTGEVFEFIGKVLSTDKTISKNRFQLTNLASTALRG, from the coding sequence ATGACTGACCACCAACACCGATTCGACCATGTCGAAGACTACCTGCATCACCGTTCGCCGTACTTGATGGTGGACCGCATCCTTTCGATCACCGACAACACCCTGGTTGCGGAGAAACGCGTGACAGGTGACGAATTCTTCTTTGCAGGTCACTTCCCTGGTGCCCCGATCGTGCCAGGGGCGATGATGCAAGAGATGACGACCCAGTCGGCGGGGATTCTGATCGCCGCCGAGTACAACCCGATGGCGACATTCAACACACACGATCCCCATGCGAACGAGTTCGCGCTCGGCGTGTTGGTCAAAGTCAAGCAGGCCCGCTACCGCGGCTTCGCTCGGCCAGGCGATCAACTGACGATCGAAGTCAAACTGGTTGAAAGAACGGGCGAGGTCTTTGAATTCATCGGGAAGGTGCTATCGACAGACAAAACGATCTCGAAGAATCGTTTTCAACTCACGAACCTTGCATCCACGGCACTTCGCGGTTGA
- a CDS encoding TIGR03960 family B12-binding radical SAM protein, which translates to MIHHARRRLLESRVWPHVQTPAQYAGGERNIVVKDHSTLRGKICVGFPDAYTIGMSHHGLQVLYSLINRREDLCAERVFMPWPDMEQQLREHDIPLCSLETFTALSDFDVVGLSLQYEISSPNVLTMIDLGGIPLESEARTMADPLLLAGGPCCQNPEPMADYFDVMVTGDGEPALPVICDLWLDLRDRYRGEDGTFVSGEEGRQQRSEALAEIAKALPYAYVPRFYLPEYTDNRVTALVRTRQDVPETIAPSVISDLDGIPIPTSPIVPYIECVHDRIAVEIMRGCPHLCRFCQSTVIKRPLRIREVETIVDGALESYRNTGFNEISILSLSSSDYPHFEPLVHRLHEVFKPLGVNISVPSLRVNDQLRSLPQLIGTARRSSLTLAPEVARDDMREQIRKKIKNSDLIEGCRAAFENNFDSVKLYFMCGLPGERPVDLDGIIDLAEEIAKVGKEVKGRFPKVTASVSNFVPKAHTPYQWNGMQTRDYFRWAHKYLRSRCRIRSVSVKCHNIETSLLEGVLSRGDRRTGKAIRLAWERGARMDGWTEYLDPQRWWQALEDAGIDIDRQVHQNYELMDKLPWDHVNVKFGRAYLEKEQGRASVQLAAMADAV; encoded by the coding sequence ATGATCCATCATGCCCGTCGACGACTGCTTGAATCTCGTGTTTGGCCGCATGTTCAGACGCCGGCCCAATACGCGGGGGGCGAACGAAACATCGTGGTCAAGGACCACAGCACGCTGCGTGGAAAGATCTGTGTCGGATTTCCCGATGCCTACACGATCGGGATGAGTCATCATGGGCTGCAAGTACTGTATTCCCTGATCAATCGCCGCGAGGACCTGTGTGCCGAACGCGTGTTCATGCCCTGGCCCGATATGGAACAGCAACTTCGCGAGCATGACATTCCGCTCTGCTCCCTCGAGACGTTTACGGCACTGTCCGATTTCGACGTGGTTGGATTGAGCTTGCAGTACGAGATCAGTTCCCCGAACGTGCTCACCATGATTGACCTCGGCGGCATCCCACTTGAATCGGAAGCGCGCACCATGGCCGATCCCTTGTTGCTGGCGGGTGGCCCGTGTTGCCAGAACCCGGAACCGATGGCCGATTATTTCGACGTGATGGTCACCGGAGACGGCGAACCGGCGTTACCGGTGATCTGTGATTTGTGGCTCGATCTGCGTGATCGCTACCGTGGCGAAGACGGCACGTTCGTTAGCGGCGAAGAAGGAAGACAGCAACGCAGCGAAGCCCTCGCGGAAATTGCCAAGGCGTTGCCCTACGCTTACGTACCGCGATTCTATCTCCCTGAATACACCGACAACCGCGTCACGGCATTGGTTCGCACACGCCAGGATGTTCCCGAAACGATTGCCCCAAGTGTGATCAGCGATCTGGATGGAATCCCCATTCCCACGTCGCCGATCGTGCCTTACATCGAATGCGTGCACGATCGAATCGCGGTCGAAATCATGCGAGGTTGCCCACACTTGTGCCGATTTTGCCAAAGCACCGTGATCAAACGCCCTCTGCGAATCCGCGAGGTCGAAACGATCGTCGACGGCGCATTGGAAAGTTACCGGAACACCGGCTTCAACGAGATCAGCATCCTGTCGCTTTCGAGCAGCGACTACCCGCACTTTGAACCGCTCGTCCACCGGCTACATGAAGTCTTCAAGCCACTTGGCGTGAACATTAGCGTTCCAAGTTTGCGTGTCAACGACCAACTACGGAGCTTGCCTCAGTTGATTGGCACCGCTCGCCGAAGTTCACTCACACTTGCACCCGAGGTTGCCCGCGATGACATGCGAGAACAGATTCGCAAGAAGATCAAGAATAGCGACCTGATTGAGGGATGCCGCGCCGCGTTTGAAAACAACTTCGATTCAGTGAAATTGTATTTCATGTGCGGATTGCCTGGAGAACGACCGGTCGATTTGGATGGCATCATAGATTTGGCAGAAGAGATTGCGAAAGTCGGGAAGGAAGTCAAAGGTCGCTTTCCGAAAGTCACCGCCAGCGTGTCAAACTTTGTACCCAAGGCACACACGCCGTACCAATGGAATGGAATGCAAACGCGAGATTATTTCCGTTGGGCGCACAAGTACTTGCGTAGCCGCTGCCGGATCCGAAGTGTCAGCGTCAAGTGTCACAACATCGAAACCAGTCTTCTCGAAGGCGTCCTGAGTCGTGGCGATCGACGAACAGGAAAAGCGATCCGGCTGGCATGGGAACGAGGCGCCAGAATGGATGGTTGGACCGAATACCTCGATCCACAGCGGTGGTGGCAGGCGCTTGAGGATGCGGGGATCGATATCGACCGCCAGGTCCATCAAAACTATGAATTGATGGACAAGCTTCCCTGGGATCACGTCAATGTGAAATTTGGACGCGCGTACCTGGAAAAAGAGCAGGGCAGGGCATCGGTTCAATTGGCTGCCATGGCCGACGCGGTTTGA